In one window of Zingiber officinale cultivar Zhangliang chromosome 11A, Zo_v1.1, whole genome shotgun sequence DNA:
- the LOC122031942 gene encoding uncharacterized protein At2g23090-like, translated as MGGGNGQKSKTARERNLEKNKPTKGSQLESNKKAMNIQCKVCMQTFICTTSEVKCREHAEAKHPKNDVYQCFPHLKN; from the exons ATGGGTGGAGGCAATGGCCAGAAGTCGAAGACGGCGCGGGAGAGGAACCTGGAGAAGAACAAACCGACCAAGG GGAGTCAACTGGAATCGAACAAAAAAGCTATGAACATTCAG TGCAAGGTATGCATGCAAACTTTTATATGTACTACTTCAGAGGTCAAATGTCGAGAACATGCTGAAGCAAAGCATCCCAAGAATGATGTCTATCAATGCTTCCCCCATCTTAAGAACTAG
- the LOC122030876 gene encoding zinc finger protein AZF3-like, producing MAVVDAGAALLRARGGVEMSDDEPPPVEGWAKRKRSKRHHRFFDHQPTEEEYLAMCLMMLARGGGASSPFAPSESPPPPLPPAVKAEFKCSVCGKAFGSYQALGGHKASHRKLNAGEEALASSAASPAISASGSSAAAAAAAAANSGGGKAHQCSVCGKSFPTGQALGGHKRCHYDGNLGGGASAASEVASSSHRAFDLNAPPAPEFGPDVAGRRVAAAAAEEEEVQSPMALKKPRLMIPA from the coding sequence ATGGCTGTGGTCGACGCCGGCGCTGCGTTGCTTCGGGCACGCGGGGGCGTGGAGATGAGCGACGACGAGCCGCCGCCCGTCGAGGGGTGGGCCAAGCGGAAACGCTCCAAGCGCCACCACCGCTTCTTCGATCACCAGCCCACCGAGGAAGAGTACTTGGCCATGTGCCTCATGATGCTCGCCCGCGGCGGCGGAGCTTCCTCGCCTTTTGCCCCCTCGGAGTCTCCGCCGCCCCCGCTGCCGCCGGCCGTGAAGGCGGAATTCAAGTGCTCCGTCTGCGGAAAGGCCTTCGGGTCGTACCAGGCGCTGGGGGGACACAAGGCCAGCCATCGGAAGCTCAACGCGGGGGAGGAGGCGCTAGCCTCCTCCGCTGCATCCCCGGCGATCTCGGCCTCCGGGTCCTCCGCGGCcgcggccgccgccgccgccgccaacaGCGGCGGTGGGAAAGCGCACCAGTGCTCGGTCTGCGGGAAGTCATTCCCGACGGGGCAGGCCCTCGGGGGGCACAAGAGGTGCCACTACGACGGCAACCTCGGCGGCGGAGCCTCCGCCGCCTCGGAGGTCGCAAGCTCGAGCCACAGGGCGTTCGATTTGAACGCCCCGCCGGCGCCAGAGTTCGGGCCGGACGTCGCTGGGAGGCGCGTGGCTGCCGCGGCggcagaggaggaagaagtgcAGAGCCCGATGGCGTTGAAGAAGCCGAGACTCATGATTCCGGCGTAG
- the LOC122031889 gene encoding uncharacterized protein LOC122031889 isoform X2: MPTTVAVLSRALLFPRLRPTPPPPLPPPLPSLAFRRAFRPLRLPPSGLRSRPRPLVLVAASLGSSFDEIESHGSSSKNSIILNLVQEIEPLDVSLIQKDVPANTVDAMKRTISGMLGLLPSDQFQVHIEALWEPLFKLLISSMKTGYTLRSAEYRLYLERNLDIIEDNTEKEKAEILNENNSEISFGKSSRVSDSPGRINTHDNLEKQDQALRADISINNLGELTTEVQEYISYMQSRINLAEKELHDIKRRNSALQMQQFVGEEKNDLLDYLRSLQPEKLFKMVATRVTFVQIMRTTDFSMNADGCLGSLDPLQSSHWWDSFCSLNLLFLFL, encoded by the exons ATGCCGACCACCGTCGCCGTCCTCTCTAGGGCACTGCTCTTCCCGCGGCTCCGTCCTACTCCCCCGCCGCCCCTCCCACCGCCTCTTCCGTCGCTCGCTTTCCGGCGGGCGTTCCGTCCGCTTCGTCTCCCCCCGTCAGGGCTTCGATCCAGGCCTCGCCCACTTGTCCTCGTCGCCGCCTCCTTAGGTTCATCCTTCGATGAGATCGAATCACACGGAAGCTCCTCCAAG AATTCTATTATCTTAAATTTGGTTCAAGAGATAGAGCCTTTGGATGTGAGCCTCATTCAAAAGGATGTTCCAGCCAATACAGTGGATGCAATGAAGAGGACTATTTCAGGCATGCTTGGCTTACTTCCATCGGATCAATTTCAAGTCCATATAGAAGCCTTATGGGAACCACTCTTCAAGTTACTCATTTCTTCGATGAAGACAGG GTACACTTTGCGCAGTGCTGAATATAGGTTATACCTTGAAAGAAATCTAGATATCATTGAAGACAACACTGAAAAAGAAAAAGCAGAAATTTTGAATGAAAATAACTCAGAGATTTCATTTGGCAAGTCTTCAAGAGTATCTGATTCTCCTGGAAGAATCAATACTCATGACAATCTCGAAAAGCAAGATCAAGCATTACGTGCAGATATCAGTATCAACAATCTTGGGGAGTTAACAACTGAAGTTCAAGAATACATTTCCTACATGCAATCTCGtataaatcttgcagaaaag GAGCTGCATGATATCAAGAGGAGAAATTCTGCCTTGCAGATGCAACAGTTTGTTGGAGAGGAAAAGAATGATTTGTTGGATTATCTAAGATCATTACAACCTGAGAAG CTTTTTAAGATGGTTGCAACCCGAGTGACCTTTGTTCAGATAATGAGAACAACTGATTTCTCCATGAATGCTGATGGTTGCCTTGGTTCTCTTGACCCTCTCCAGAGTTCACATTGGTGGGACTCTTTTTGCTCATTGAATTTGCTTTTCTTGTTTCTATAA
- the LOC122031601 gene encoding uncharacterized serine-rich protein C215.13-like has product MATTVLAISDKGTAGNVRASRLRLQKKTSNPSPSPHSQDPSISFRPPLSSCEKNNVAAPNIPRCKDINSRYQVTSSPSSFSASNSKGGSLSSASTTSSSKCTSFTSFSCFTSITSSSSSSTSTTTSSRWLFCSNVPASLLDKNGRRRGQDEQV; this is encoded by the coding sequence ATGGCTACTACCGTTCTGGCTATCTCCGATAAGGGAACTGCAGGGAATGTGCGCGCATCTCGCCTTCGACTGCAGAAAAAGACCTCGAACCCTTCCCCTTCCCCTCACAGCCAGGATCCCTCAATCTCATTCAGGCCGCCGCTGTCTTCTTGCGAGAAGAACAATGTTGCTGCCCCCAATATTCCCCGCTGCAAGGATATCAACTCCCGCTATCAGGTAACCTCCTCCCCGTCCTCTTTTTCCGCTTCCAATTCTAAAGGTGGCTCGTTGTCATCGGCTTCCACAACTTCCTCATCGAAATGTACCTCTTTTACTTCTTTCTCTTGTTTCACGTCGATCACGTCCTCTTCGTCTTCTTCTACTTCTACGACTACTTCTTCTCGATGGCTTTTTTGTTCGAATGTCCCTGCTTCCCTGTTAGATAAAAATGGGAGGAGAAGAGGACAAGATGAACAAGTATAA
- the LOC122031599 gene encoding QWRF motif-containing protein 2-like, with amino-acid sequence MPPTSLSNRSKSVGRNRPTETSARCIARESAELSTAAASTTSRSLSVSFQGESLSYQTSKARLVSPSPIRKPTPERRTSIAPSFKSESFRPSENHHRWAAARTQQCIALTRSLNCSVPDNDSVLVLDEGARRASFDGGDFSLPFYTDILSSGGNSEPFELNARSPRIAATTCGRDVPARFLLEEGVSWQLYHQEALLGVQRVSIGPARSFSDTVPFSCNAASMFGMGADIKRGTYVERQLEDAHRLRLLNNRHLQWWWVNAQVKDTFLMQKLTAEKRLYGAWITIAKMHKSLAVNKLQLQTKKQYLKFSSILKGQVSSFLCTVTYYMLNTGNFVCWLYVPFSYKFHC; translated from the exons ATGCCCCCGACTTCTTTGTCTAACAGATCCAAATCCGTGGGCCGGAATCGACCCACTGAGACCTCCGCGAGATGTATCGCTCGAGAATCTGCTGAGCTCTCCACCGCCGCTGCGAGTACTACCTCTCGGAGTCTATCTGTTTCCTTCCAAGGCGAGTCCCTCTCCTACCAGACCAGCAAGGCTAGACTCGTCTCCCCTTCTCCCATCAGGAAGCCCACACCAGAACGACGAACGTCTATCGCTCCCTCTTTTAAGTCAGAAAGCTTCAGACCTTCAGAAAATCACCATCGTTGGGCCGCTGCAAGGACTCAACAGTGCATTGCGTTGACAAGGAGCTTGAATTGCTCTGTCCCTGATAATGACTCGGTATTGGTGCTCGATGAGGGTGCAAGGAGGGCCTCCTTTGACGGCGGTGATTTTTCTCTGCCATTTTACACCGATATCTTGTCTTCTGGTGGCAATTCTGAGCCGTTTGAGCTCAATGCTCGATCACCAAGGATAGCAGCGACAACTTGTGGGAGAGATGTTCCTGCAAGGTTTTTATTAGAGGAAG GAGTAAGCTGGCAGTTATATCACCAAGAGGCATTACTTGGTGTTCAACGAGTTTCTATTGGCCCAGCTAGAAGCTTCTCTGACACAGTTCCATTTTCTTGCAATGCTGCATCAATGTTTGGCATGGGTGCTGACATCAAGAGAGGGACATATGTGGAAAGGCAGTTGGAGGATGCACACCGGTTGAGGCTACTCAATAACCGACACTTGCAGTGGTGGTGGGTTAATGCACAAGTGAAGGATACCTTTCTTATGCAAAAATTGACCGCTGAG AAACGCCTTTATGGTGCATGGATAACTATCGCAAAAATGCACAAGTCTTTAGCAGTTAATAAATTACAACTACAGACTAAAAAACAATATCTGAAATTCAGTTCCATTCTCAAGGGTCAAGTAAGTAGTTTCCTTTGTACAGTTACATATTATATGTTGAATACTGGCAATTTTGTTTGTTGGTTGTATGTTCCATTTTCATATAAGTTTCATTGTTAG
- the LOC122031889 gene encoding uncharacterized protein LOC122031889 isoform X1 — MPTTVAVLSRALLFPRLRPTPPPPLPPPLPSLAFRRAFRPLRLPPSGLRSRPRPLVLVAASLGSSFDEIESHGSSSKNSIILNLVQEIEPLDVSLIQKDVPANTVDAMKRTISGMLGLLPSDQFQVHIEALWEPLFKLLISSMKTGYTLRSAEYRLYLERNLDIIEDNTEKEKAEILNENNSEISFGKSSRVSDSPGRINTHDNLEKQDQALRADISINNLGELTTEVQEYISYMQSRINLAEKELHDIKRRNSALQMQQFVGEEKNDLLDYLRSLQPEKVAELSEPTCPGVEEAIHSIVHGLLATLSPKMHSKPPYLSDNPTSGTLGVGKDDHEELVENTSTQFQPIISIPRDYLARLLFWCMLMGHYIRGLEYRLELMELLTIPTETDYII, encoded by the exons ATGCCGACCACCGTCGCCGTCCTCTCTAGGGCACTGCTCTTCCCGCGGCTCCGTCCTACTCCCCCGCCGCCCCTCCCACCGCCTCTTCCGTCGCTCGCTTTCCGGCGGGCGTTCCGTCCGCTTCGTCTCCCCCCGTCAGGGCTTCGATCCAGGCCTCGCCCACTTGTCCTCGTCGCCGCCTCCTTAGGTTCATCCTTCGATGAGATCGAATCACACGGAAGCTCCTCCAAG AATTCTATTATCTTAAATTTGGTTCAAGAGATAGAGCCTTTGGATGTGAGCCTCATTCAAAAGGATGTTCCAGCCAATACAGTGGATGCAATGAAGAGGACTATTTCAGGCATGCTTGGCTTACTTCCATCGGATCAATTTCAAGTCCATATAGAAGCCTTATGGGAACCACTCTTCAAGTTACTCATTTCTTCGATGAAGACAGG GTACACTTTGCGCAGTGCTGAATATAGGTTATACCTTGAAAGAAATCTAGATATCATTGAAGACAACACTGAAAAAGAAAAAGCAGAAATTTTGAATGAAAATAACTCAGAGATTTCATTTGGCAAGTCTTCAAGAGTATCTGATTCTCCTGGAAGAATCAATACTCATGACAATCTCGAAAAGCAAGATCAAGCATTACGTGCAGATATCAGTATCAACAATCTTGGGGAGTTAACAACTGAAGTTCAAGAATACATTTCCTACATGCAATCTCGtataaatcttgcagaaaag GAGCTGCATGATATCAAGAGGAGAAATTCTGCCTTGCAGATGCAACAGTTTGTTGGAGAGGAAAAGAATGATTTGTTGGATTATCTAAGATCATTACAACCTGAGAAG GTTGCTGAACTTTCAGAGCCGACTTGTCCTGGTGTAGAAGAAGCAATCCACTCAATTGTGCATGGCCTCCTTGCAACTCTTTCTCCAAAGATGCATTCCAAACCCCCTTATCTCTCTGATAATCCAACAAGTGGAACCTTAGGCGTTGGTAAAGATGACCATGAGGAACTTGTTGAGAACACTTCCACACAATTTCAGCCCATTATATCCATCCCCCGGGATTATCTTGCACGCCTTCTGTTCTG GTGCATGCTAATGGGTCACTACATCAGAGGCCTCGAATACCGTCTTGAGCTGATGGAACTTCTGACAATCCCTACTGAGACAGACTATATCATATGA